The following coding sequences are from one Candidatus Methylomirabilota bacterium window:
- a CDS encoding ABC transporter permease subunit, producing the protein MGTLAVFKKEMRLYFASPVAFVVFIIFLIISGYFFYSLLLYFSLISMQASMNPAFATGLNVTDGILRPLFANMSVILLFMMPLLTMRLFAEERKQGTLELLLTYPLRDGEVLLGKFLAATALVALLLFATGIYPLLLALWSEPEVYPILTGYLGLLLLGMTFISLGLLFSSLTENQIVAAALAFGALLLFWIIGWAATLAEGDWALLFRHLSLPEHLSSFTRGVLETKDMLYYLGLTGFFLFATLKSLEVRRWKG; encoded by the coding sequence ATGGGAACCCTGGCCGTCTTCAAGAAGGAGATGCGCTTGTACTTCGCCTCCCCTGTGGCGTTCGTCGTCTTTATCATCTTTCTCATCATCTCAGGGTATTTCTTCTATTCCCTTTTGCTCTATTTCAGTCTGATCAGCATGCAAGCCTCGATGAATCCGGCATTCGCCACTGGTCTCAACGTCACCGACGGAATCCTGCGGCCGCTCTTCGCCAACATGAGCGTGATTCTCCTCTTCATGATGCCCCTGCTGACCATGCGTCTGTTCGCCGAGGAGCGGAAGCAGGGAACGTTAGAACTCCTGCTCACCTATCCCCTGCGGGACGGGGAGGTCCTCCTGGGAAAGTTTCTGGCTGCCACGGCTCTCGTCGCGCTCCTCCTCTTCGCGACGGGCATCTATCCGTTGCTTTTGGCTCTCTGGAGCGAGCCCGAGGTGTATCCCATCCTCACCGGATACCTCGGACTGCTCTTGTTGGGCATGACCTTTATCTCGCTCGGGCTTCTCTTCTCCTCCCTGACCGAGAACCAGATCGTGGCGGCGGCGCTGGCTTTTGGCGCGCTCCTTCTCTTCTGGATCATCGGTTGGGCTGCTACCCTGGCAGAAGGGGACTGGGCTCTCTTGTTCAGACACCTCTCTCTCCCGGAGCACCTTTCAAGCTTCACCCGAGGGGTCCTCGAGACCAAGGATATGCTCTACTACTTGGGTCTGACCGGCTTTTTCCTCTTCGCGACCCTCAAATCTCTTGAGGTTCGACGCTGGAAGGGATAA
- a CDS encoding ATP-binding cassette domain-containing protein — translation MIEVQGLTKVYGNKAAVDNLTFSVEQGEVVGFLGPNGAGKTTTMRVLSCFMPPTSGSAKVAGYDIHADSVEVRRRIGYLPEHVPLYTDLTVTQYLNFVAEAKAVPRMQRRQKVGEVIERCLLHKVQGRIINTLSKGYRQRVGLAQALLGDPPVLILDEPTIGLDPKQIIEIRNLIRQMQGERTVLLSTHILPEVSVVCQRVIIINEGRIVAVDTPENLTRRLQRSTQVLLQVEGPPDQVTGRLREMAGILRVEMKDGGGVLGRYMVETEKDCDLRRELAHVVCSSGWGLLELRPVDMSLEDVFIRLVTEEQDSMTVDRSPVTLDG, via the coding sequence ATGATAGAGGTCCAGGGGCTCACTAAAGTTTACGGGAATAAGGCCGCCGTCGATAACCTCACCTTTAGCGTGGAGCAGGGGGAGGTCGTGGGCTTTCTCGGCCCCAACGGTGCCGGGAAGACCACCACCATGCGCGTTCTCTCCTGCTTCATGCCGCCCACGTCGGGGAGTGCGAAGGTGGCCGGATACGATATCCACGCGGACTCTGTTGAGGTCCGTCGGCGGATCGGCTATCTTCCCGAGCACGTCCCCCTTTACACCGACCTCACCGTCACCCAGTATCTAAACTTTGTCGCCGAGGCCAAAGCAGTTCCCCGTATGCAGCGACGACAGAAGGTGGGGGAGGTGATCGAGCGCTGCCTGCTTCACAAAGTCCAAGGACGAATTATCAACACCCTGTCCAAAGGGTATCGGCAACGGGTGGGGCTCGCCCAGGCCCTCCTCGGCGATCCGCCCGTCCTCATTCTGGACGAACCGACGATAGGTCTCGACCCCAAGCAGATTATTGAAATCCGGAATCTCATCCGTCAGATGCAAGGGGAGCGGACCGTCCTTCTGTCAACACACATTTTGCCCGAGGTCAGCGTCGTCTGCCAGCGGGTGATCATCATCAACGAGGGCCGGATCGTGGCGGTGGACACCCCCGAGAACCTGACCCGCCGCCTCCAGCGATCTACCCAGGTCCTCTTGCAGGTCGAGGGACCCCCGGATCAGGTCACCGGTAGGCTGCGGGAAATGGCAGGGATCCTCCGGGTCGAGATGAAGGATGGGGGTGGTGTCCTTGGCCGGTACATGGTCGAAACGGAGAAGGACTGCGACCTCCGACGGGAACTGGCCCACGTAGTCTGTAGCAGCGGCTGGGGACTGCTAGAGCTTCGACCGGTTGACATGAGTCTCGAAGATGTCTTCATTCGCCTGGTGACCGAAGAGCAAGATTCGATGACCGTTGACCGATCACCGGTGACTCTTGATGGATAA
- a CDS encoding MmgE/PrpD family protein, whose protein sequence is MSEETKALTISERLARFIDEISIDKLRRDVIEMAKLCVLDWLGSAIAGSTTRPIRIFVQVASELGGKSQATMIPNASKTSCHLAALVNAASSHVMEMDDLHKPSVLHPAAAVIPAGLAVAERDGRSGADLLTAIVVGYEVAIRAGEALGPSHYEFWHTTATCGVFGAATAVGKLLRLTPEQMVSALGTAGTQSAGLWEFLVEGAMSKQLHPAMAAADGLLAALLAQQGFTGATRIFEGEKGLARATSAAPNLDRLTDGLSDHPLRILENSFKTHSACYHIHSTIDAVLALKSAHHLNPAEIKKIHVRLYSAALDLLEKVEPTSPYAAKFSIPYCIATALLQGRVGLDDFHEEGIRNRSVRQLMSAVDLERDAELDKAYPDRWPAIVTVETVSGKRHETRVDYPKGDPNNPMSRDELIEKFHTLTSRIIPETFRHLLIERCLTLDTLANVQALLVGLELQSE, encoded by the coding sequence ATGAGTGAGGAGACCAAGGCATTGACGATTTCCGAACGACTGGCTCGCTTTATTGACGAAATCTCCATCGATAAGCTGCGACGGGACGTCATTGAGATGGCCAAGCTGTGCGTCCTCGATTGGCTGGGATCTGCCATCGCGGGATCGACCACCCGACCCATCCGAATTTTTGTCCAGGTAGCCTCAGAGCTCGGGGGAAAATCTCAGGCCACAATGATTCCAAATGCATCAAAGACCTCATGCCACCTTGCCGCACTGGTCAATGCTGCCTCCTCACACGTGATGGAGATGGACGACCTTCACAAACCCTCGGTGCTCCATCCGGCTGCGGCCGTCATCCCCGCGGGGCTTGCCGTGGCCGAACGCGATGGGAGGTCGGGCGCGGATCTTTTGACGGCGATCGTGGTCGGATATGAGGTCGCCATCCGGGCCGGTGAAGCGCTAGGGCCGAGCCATTACGAGTTCTGGCACACCACCGCAACCTGCGGGGTTTTCGGGGCCGCGACCGCCGTAGGCAAGCTCCTTCGTTTGACGCCAGAGCAGATGGTGTCGGCCTTGGGGACCGCTGGGACTCAGTCCGCCGGGCTCTGGGAATTTTTGGTTGAGGGGGCAATGTCCAAACAACTCCACCCTGCCATGGCCGCGGCCGACGGCCTCCTCGCCGCCCTCCTCGCCCAACAGGGATTCACCGGGGCGACGAGGATTTTCGAGGGAGAGAAAGGACTGGCCCGGGCCACTTCCGCCGCCCCGAATCTTGACCGGCTGACCGACGGGCTTTCAGATCATCCGCTCCGGATCCTCGAGAACTCCTTCAAAACCCACTCCGCCTGCTATCACATTCATTCGACCATCGACGCCGTCCTGGCTCTGAAGTCAGCGCACCACCTCAATCCGGCCGAGATCAAAAAGATCCACGTCCGCCTTTATTCCGCTGCCCTCGATCTTTTAGAAAAGGTGGAACCGACCAGTCCTTATGCGGCGAAGTTCAGTATTCCTTATTGCATCGCCACCGCTTTGCTGCAGGGCCGCGTCGGGCTGGACGACTTTCACGAGGAGGGGATCCGGAATCGGAGCGTTCGGCAGCTCATGTCTGCCGTGGACCTCGAACGAGATGCGGAACTCGACAAGGCCTATCCCGACAGGTGGCCGGCGATTGTGACCGTCGAGACGGTTTCCGGAAAGCGACACGAGACCAGAGTCGACTACCCCAAAGGAGACCCCAACAACCCCATGAGCCGGGATGAGCTCATCGAAAAGTTCCACACCCTCACCAGCCGCATCATCCCCGAGACGTTTCGACATCTGCTGATTGAACGGTGCCTCACCCTTGACACCCTCGCCAATGTCCAGGCTCTGCTCGTGGGTCTCGAGCTCCAATCCGAATAA